The following coding sequences lie in one Mycobacterium gordonae genomic window:
- a CDS encoding aminodeoxychorismate lyase has translation MVVTLDGEVLDSATPLLHADDLAAVRGDGVFETLLVRDGRACLVESHLQRLTHSAKLMDLPEPDLPQWRRSIETATRQWLTITEDEAAMRLIYSRGRESASARTASTAYVMVNPVPERVTAVRRDGVAAITLDRGLPANGIDSMPWLLAGAKTLSYAVNMAVLRHAAQQGADDVIFVSSDGYILEGPRSTVVIAVDGEDGRPCLLTPPPWYPILRGTTQQALFEVARGSGYDCDYRALRTADLSAAQGIWLVSSMTLAARVHTLDGRWLPRAPFADTFAELVDAAVVIDR, from the coding sequence GTGGTCGTCACTCTGGACGGCGAAGTTCTCGACTCGGCAACGCCACTGCTGCACGCCGACGACCTGGCGGCCGTGCGGGGCGATGGAGTGTTCGAGACGCTGCTGGTCCGGGACGGCAGGGCTTGTCTGGTCGAGTCGCACCTGCAGCGGTTGACCCACTCGGCGAAGCTGATGGACCTGCCCGAACCGGACCTGCCGCAGTGGCGGCGGTCGATCGAGACGGCGACTAGGCAGTGGCTGACGATCACCGAGGACGAGGCCGCTATGCGGTTGATCTACAGCCGCGGCCGGGAGAGCGCCTCGGCGAGGACGGCGTCGACGGCATATGTGATGGTCAACCCGGTCCCGGAACGTGTCACCGCGGTACGTCGCGACGGCGTCGCGGCGATCACGCTCGATCGCGGCCTGCCGGCCAACGGCATCGACTCGATGCCCTGGCTGCTGGCCGGCGCGAAGACACTGTCCTACGCAGTCAATATGGCCGTGCTGCGACACGCCGCGCAGCAAGGCGCCGATGACGTCATCTTCGTCAGCTCCGACGGATACATCCTGGAAGGCCCCCGATCCACCGTGGTCATCGCCGTCGACGGTGAGGACGGTCGCCCGTGTCTGCTCACCCCGCCCCCGTGGTATCCGATCCTGCGGGGAACCACCCAGCAGGCACTGTTCGAAGTTGCGCGCGGCAGCGGTTATGACTGCGACTACCGCGCGCTGCGGACGGCTGACCTCTCCGCGGCGCAAGGCATTTGGCTGGTGTCGAGCATGACACTGGCGGCGCGGGTGCACACCCTTGACGGACGCTGGCTGCCGCGGGCCCCCTTCGCAGACACCTTCGCCGAATTGGTCGACGCGGCCGTCGTCATCGATCGCTGA
- a CDS encoding CAF17-like 4Fe-4S cluster assembly/insertion protein YgfZ has translation MNPVPAPDPGPDAGAIWHYGDPLGEQRAGETDAVLVDRSHRAVITLTGADRRTWLHNISTQHVSELPEGAGTENLSLDGQGRVEDHWLQTELGGTTYLDTEPWRGEPLLAYLRKMVFWSDVAPAAADLAVLSLIGPRLAQAPVLAALGVDALPPEWSAVPLSTGGFLRRMPTTPDGPIELDLLVPRDTAADWRQKLTRAGVRPAGVWAYEAHRVPALRPRLGVDTDERTIPHEVRWIGGPGVAAVHLDKGCYRGQETVARVHNLGKPPRMLVLLHLDGSADRPSTGAAVLAAGRTVGRLGTVVEHVDLGSVALALVKRGIPADTQLTTGADAEVAAVIDADSLPPADGVGAGRLAVDRLRGGTR, from the coding sequence GTGAATCCAGTCCCCGCCCCCGATCCCGGCCCCGACGCCGGCGCGATCTGGCACTACGGCGACCCGCTCGGCGAGCAGCGGGCAGGCGAAACGGATGCCGTACTCGTGGACCGCTCGCACCGTGCCGTGATCACGCTGACCGGCGCGGATCGCCGCACCTGGCTGCACAACATTTCCACTCAGCACGTCAGTGAGCTACCCGAGGGCGCCGGCACCGAGAACCTCAGCCTCGACGGCCAGGGCCGGGTGGAGGATCACTGGTTGCAGACCGAGTTGGGCGGCACCACCTACCTGGACACTGAGCCATGGCGCGGCGAACCACTGCTGGCCTACTTGCGCAAGATGGTGTTCTGGTCCGATGTCGCACCGGCCGCCGCGGACTTGGCGGTGCTGTCGCTGATCGGGCCGCGACTGGCGCAGGCGCCGGTACTGGCTGCGCTGGGGGTTGACGCACTACCGCCGGAGTGGTCGGCCGTGCCGCTATCGACCGGTGGGTTCCTGCGCCGGATGCCGACCACTCCGGACGGCCCGATCGAACTGGACCTGCTGGTGCCACGCGATACAGCCGCGGACTGGCGACAGAAGCTGACCCGGGCCGGTGTGCGTCCGGCCGGCGTGTGGGCCTACGAGGCCCACCGGGTGCCCGCCCTGCGTCCGCGGTTGGGCGTCGACACCGACGAGCGCACAATCCCGCACGAAGTGCGCTGGATCGGTGGACCCGGGGTGGCTGCGGTGCACCTGGACAAGGGTTGCTATCGCGGCCAGGAGACGGTGGCACGCGTGCACAACCTGGGCAAGCCGCCACGGATGCTGGTGTTGTTGCATCTCGACGGTTCGGCGGACCGGCCGTCCACCGGTGCCGCGGTGCTCGCAGCGGGGCGCACCGTAGGACGCCTGGGCACGGTCGTCGAGCACGTCGACCTTGGATCGGTGGCGCTGGCACTGGTCAAGCGCGGTATCCCGGCCGACACACAGTTGACGACGGGCGCCGACGCCGAGGTCGCGGCCGTGATCGACGCTGACTCGCTGCCGCCGGCGGATGGGGTGGGTGCCGGACGGCTGGCGGTCGACCGGTTACGCGGCGGCACCCGATGA
- a CDS encoding DUF3073 domain-containing protein produces MGRGRAKAKQTKVARELKYSSPQTDFTRLQRELSGTSTSTDESDHGEGDSWDDEDTWRR; encoded by the coding sequence ATGGGCCGCGGCCGGGCTAAGGCAAAGCAGACCAAGGTTGCTCGAGAACTGAAATACAGCTCCCCGCAGACCGACTTCACGCGGCTTCAGCGCGAGTTGTCAGGGACGAGCACGAGCACCGATGAATCCGACCACGGGGAGGGCGATTCATGGGACGACGAGGACACCTGGCGTCGCTAA
- the purM gene encoding phosphoribosylformylglycinamidine cyclo-ligase, whose translation MTDPEQSAKRGAGNQGITYASAGVDIEAGDRAVDLFKPLAAKATRPEVRGGLGGFAGLFALRGDYREPVLAASSDGVGTKLAVAQAMDKHDTVGLDLVAMVVDDLVVCGAEPLFLQDYIAVGRTVPERVAAIVSGIAEGCVRAGCALLGGETAEHPGLMEPDHYDISATGVGVVEADDVLGPDRVKPGDVIIGMGSSGLHSNGYSLARTVLLEIDRMNLAGYVEEFGRTLGEELLEPTRIYAKDCLALAAETQVRTFCHVTGGGLAGNLERVIPHGLVAEVDRGTWTPAPIFAMIAQRGRVARPEMEKTFNMGVGMIAVVAPEDTDRAQAILMARHIDCWVLGTICKGGKDGPRASLVGQHPRF comes from the coding sequence ATGACGGATCCCGAACAAAGCGCCAAACGCGGCGCGGGCAACCAGGGCATCACCTACGCATCGGCCGGGGTGGACATAGAAGCCGGTGACCGCGCTGTCGACTTGTTCAAGCCGCTGGCGGCCAAGGCCACCAGACCCGAGGTGCGTGGTGGGCTGGGTGGCTTCGCCGGGCTGTTCGCGCTACGCGGTGATTACCGCGAACCGGTGCTCGCTGCCTCCAGCGACGGTGTCGGCACCAAGCTGGCGGTCGCCCAGGCAATGGATAAGCACGACACCGTAGGCCTGGACCTGGTCGCGATGGTGGTTGACGATCTCGTCGTCTGCGGCGCCGAACCGTTGTTCCTGCAGGACTACATCGCGGTCGGCCGGACCGTGCCCGAGCGGGTCGCGGCGATCGTGAGCGGCATCGCCGAGGGCTGTGTGCGCGCCGGCTGCGCACTGCTGGGCGGCGAGACCGCCGAACATCCCGGCCTGATGGAGCCGGACCACTACGACATCTCGGCCACCGGCGTCGGCGTCGTGGAAGCCGACGACGTCTTGGGACCCGACCGCGTCAAACCCGGTGACGTCATCATCGGGATGGGGTCCTCCGGTCTGCATTCCAACGGATACTCGCTCGCCCGCACGGTCCTGCTGGAGATCGACCGGATGAACCTGGCCGGCTACGTCGAGGAGTTCGGCCGCACACTGGGCGAGGAGCTGCTGGAGCCCACCCGGATCTACGCCAAAGATTGCCTGGCGCTCGCTGCCGAGACCCAGGTCCGCACCTTCTGCCACGTCACCGGGGGAGGGCTGGCCGGAAATCTTGAACGCGTCATCCCGCACGGTCTGGTCGCCGAGGTGGATCGGGGCACCTGGACGCCCGCACCGATATTCGCGATGATCGCGCAGCGCGGCCGCGTCGCCCGGCCCGAAATGGAGAAAACCTTCAATATGGGCGTCGGCATGATCGCCGTGGTCGCGCCGGAAGACACCGATCGCGCCCAGGCGATCTTGATGGCGCGGCACATCGACTGCTGGGTTCTGGGCACCATCTGCAAAGGCGGAAAAGACGGCCCGCGGGCCAGCCTTGTCGGGCAGCATCCGAGGTTCTGA
- the purF gene encoding amidophosphoribosyltransferase: MTAQQPEEDFSSPREECGVFGVWAPGEDVAKLTYYGLYALQHRGQEAAGIAVADGSQVLVFKDLGLVSQVFDEQTLAAMEGHVAIGHCRYSTSGDTTWENAQPVFRNTAAGTGVALGHNGNLVNAAELAARARDEGLIAKRAPAPATTDSDILGALLAHGAADSSLEQAALELLPTVRGAFCLTFMDENTLYACRDPHGVRPLSLGRLDRGWVVASETAALDIVGASFVRDIEPGELLAIDADGVRSTRFANPTPKGCIFEYVYLARPDSTIGGRSIHGARLDIGRQLARECAVDADLVIGVPESGTPAAVGYAQESGIPYGQGLMKNAYVGRTFIQPSQTIRQLGIRLKLNPLKEVIRGKRLIVVDDSIVRGNTQRALVRMLREAGAVEVHVRIASPPVKWPCFYGIDFPSPAELIANAVEDEGEMLEAVRHAINADTLGYISLRGLIAATEQPASRLCTACFDGTYPIELPSESALGKNVIEHMLANAARGAGLRDLAGQDAPEVPVGR, translated from the coding sequence GTGACCGCGCAGCAGCCCGAAGAAGACTTCAGTTCGCCTCGTGAAGAGTGTGGCGTATTCGGGGTCTGGGCCCCGGGTGAAGATGTCGCCAAACTCACCTATTACGGCCTTTACGCCTTGCAGCACCGCGGCCAGGAAGCCGCAGGCATCGCCGTGGCCGACGGATCCCAGGTGTTGGTATTCAAGGACCTCGGACTGGTCAGTCAGGTGTTCGACGAGCAGACGCTGGCGGCCATGGAGGGTCACGTCGCCATCGGCCACTGCCGCTACTCCACCTCCGGTGACACCACCTGGGAGAACGCCCAGCCGGTTTTCCGCAACACCGCCGCCGGCACCGGAGTTGCCCTGGGGCACAACGGAAACCTGGTCAACGCCGCGGAGCTCGCTGCCCGCGCCCGTGACGAGGGCCTGATCGCCAAGCGGGCACCCGCCCCCGCGACCACGGACTCCGACATTCTGGGTGCGCTGCTGGCCCATGGGGCGGCCGACTCCAGCCTCGAGCAGGCCGCGCTGGAACTGCTGCCGACTGTGCGCGGGGCGTTCTGCCTGACATTCATGGACGAAAACACCCTGTACGCATGCCGCGACCCGCACGGTGTGCGCCCGCTGTCGCTCGGCCGACTGGATCGCGGCTGGGTGGTGGCCTCCGAAACCGCTGCCCTCGACATCGTCGGCGCATCGTTCGTCCGGGACATCGAGCCGGGCGAACTGCTCGCGATCGACGCCGATGGGGTGCGATCCACCCGCTTCGCCAATCCGACGCCGAAGGGCTGCATCTTCGAGTACGTGTATCTGGCCAGGCCGGACAGCACCATCGGCGGCCGGTCGATACACGGTGCCCGCCTCGATATCGGTCGTCAGTTGGCCCGCGAATGCGCCGTCGACGCCGACCTCGTCATCGGGGTGCCGGAGTCCGGCACCCCCGCTGCCGTGGGATACGCGCAGGAGTCCGGTATTCCGTACGGTCAGGGGCTGATGAAGAACGCCTACGTCGGGCGCACCTTCATCCAGCCGTCGCAGACCATCCGGCAGCTCGGCATCCGCCTCAAGCTGAACCCCCTCAAAGAGGTGATCCGCGGTAAGCGGCTCATTGTGGTCGACGACTCGATCGTGCGCGGCAACACCCAGCGGGCGCTGGTGCGCATGCTCCGCGAAGCGGGAGCCGTCGAGGTGCACGTGCGGATCGCCTCGCCGCCGGTCAAGTGGCCCTGCTTCTACGGCATCGATTTTCCCTCGCCGGCCGAGTTGATCGCCAACGCCGTCGAGGACGAAGGGGAGATGCTCGAGGCGGTGCGGCATGCCATCAACGCCGACACGCTCGGCTACATCTCGCTGCGCGGCCTGATCGCAGCCACCGAACAACCCGCGTCACGCCTGTGCACGGCATGCTTCGACGGCACTTACCCGATCGAACTGCCCAGCGAGAGCGCGCTCGGCAAGAACGTCATCGAGCACATGTTGGCCAATGCGGCGCGCGGCGCCGGCCTGCGTGACCTGGCGGGCCAGGACGCTCCGGAAGTTCCGGTCGGGCGCTGA
- a CDS encoding sterol carrier family protein, giving the protein MAARPKVDPAKTRDAVSAIAGWLRDETSPAPQRADLANAVRLTARTLAELAPGASVEVRIPPFVAVQCVSGPRHTRGTPPNVVETDARTWLLVATGQLGFDEAAASGVLALSGSRVCEIEHWLPLLRLAP; this is encoded by the coding sequence ATGGCTGCCCGTCCCAAGGTCGATCCGGCAAAGACGCGGGATGCCGTGTCGGCAATCGCGGGATGGCTGCGCGACGAAACCAGCCCCGCGCCGCAACGGGCCGACCTGGCAAACGCCGTCCGGCTGACCGCGCGCACCCTGGCCGAGCTGGCGCCCGGCGCCAGCGTGGAGGTGCGGATTCCGCCGTTCGTCGCCGTCCAGTGCGTATCCGGTCCCCGGCACACCCGCGGCACTCCGCCGAACGTGGTCGAGACCGACGCGCGTACGTGGCTGTTGGTGGCAACGGGACAGCTGGGGTTCGACGAGGCGGCGGCGAGCGGCGTGCTGGCCCTTTCCGGCTCGCGGGTTTGTGAAATAGAACACTGGTTGCCGCTGTTACGTTTGGCGCCCTAA
- a CDS encoding MCE family protein, which yields MERRRSGARPPYRTIGLIALVVLAFVLGALYWQFRGNFTPKTKLTMVAPRAGLVMDPGAKVTYNGVQIGRVATIAEITRDGVPAAQFVLDIFPKYIAQIPANVDAEIKATTVFGNKYVALSSPKMPAPQHITPSTVIDATKVTTEFNTLFQTLTAIADKVDPVKLNLTLSAAGLALAGLGDKLGASLTNGNAILDDLNPQLPAARLDVQRLTALGDVYADAAPQLLAALDQAATTARTVSQQRNELDSALLAAAGLAGTATPVFERAGPYLARGAADLLPTAQLLDEYSPEIVCTLHNYDEVAPRIRNALGFNGYALGASSSGAITGAPGPYIYPENLPRTNTRGGPGGKPGCWKKITRDLWPAPYLVMDAGYDLAPYNHFEIGSPMFLDYVWGRQIGDNTINP from the coding sequence ATGGAGCGTCGTCGCTCGGGCGCGCGGCCACCCTATCGAACCATCGGCCTCATCGCGCTGGTGGTGCTGGCGTTCGTCCTGGGCGCGCTGTACTGGCAGTTCAGGGGGAACTTCACCCCGAAAACAAAGCTGACGATGGTGGCGCCGCGGGCCGGTCTGGTGATGGACCCGGGCGCGAAAGTGACCTACAACGGCGTCCAGATCGGACGGGTGGCCACGATTGCCGAGATCACCCGTGACGGCGTCCCCGCCGCCCAGTTTGTCCTGGACATCTTCCCGAAGTACATCGCGCAGATCCCGGCGAATGTTGACGCTGAGATCAAGGCGACGACGGTGTTCGGCAACAAGTACGTGGCCCTCAGCTCGCCGAAAATGCCTGCACCGCAGCATATCACGCCGTCAACCGTGATCGATGCGACGAAGGTGACGACCGAATTCAACACGCTGTTCCAAACCTTGACCGCCATCGCGGACAAGGTCGATCCGGTGAAACTCAACCTGACGCTCAGCGCCGCCGGTCTGGCGCTGGCCGGGCTGGGCGACAAGTTGGGCGCCTCGCTGACCAATGGGAACGCCATCCTCGACGACCTGAACCCGCAGTTGCCTGCGGCCCGCCTGGACGTGCAGCGGCTCACCGCATTGGGTGACGTCTACGCCGACGCCGCACCGCAGCTGCTGGCGGCTCTGGACCAGGCGGCGACCACGGCCCGCACGGTCAGCCAACAGCGCAACGAATTGGACTCGGCTCTGCTGGCGGCCGCCGGGCTCGCCGGCACCGCGACACCGGTGTTCGAGCGGGCGGGACCGTATCTGGCGCGGGGCGCCGCCGATCTGCTTCCCACCGCCCAGCTGCTCGACGAGTACAGCCCCGAGATCGTGTGCACCCTGCACAACTACGACGAAGTCGCGCCCCGAATCCGAAATGCGTTGGGCTTCAACGGTTACGCTCTCGGAGCGTCGTCGTCGGGCGCCATCACGGGCGCACCGGGCCCGTACATCTACCCCGAGAACCTGCCCCGGACCAACACCAGGGGTGGCCCCGGGGGAAAACCGGGCTGCTGGAAGAAGATCACCAGGGACTTGTGGCCCGCTCCGTATCTGGTGATGGACGCGGGCTACGACCTGGCCCCCTACAACCACTTCGAAATCGGTTCGCCGATGTTTCTCGATTACGTGTGGGGCCGGCAAATAGGCGACAACACGATCAACCCATGA
- a CDS encoding stealth family protein, which translates to MPKIFSRDGSHPGPRSLNPIVVTRRGKIARMESSLTPHEAQIEDLIFLRKTLNRADIPFLLIRNHRDRPVLAVDIRLRSAVERALATACATEPMYAKTLDVAGISPSLLADGRLSAAPDSRILRLYRRRIAPGGFRFGPAFGVDLQFWVFEETMIECPVENSLTRRLLPRAEVTPATVKLYGYKWPTLEGMFTPHASDVTFDIDLVFSWVDGSDPAFRAQRAAQMSGHIVGEGDDAEARIRQIDELKYALRSVNMFAPWIRRIFIATDSAPPAWLAEHPKITIVPAVEHFSDPAALPTYNSHAVESQLHNIADLSEHFLYSNDDMFFGRPLKASMFFSPGGVSRFIEAKTRIGLGANDTSRSGFENAARVNRQLLFERFGQIITRHLEHTAAPLRKSVLQEMEQEFPEDFARTQASAFRSSTDISVTNSFYHYYALMTGRAVPQEKARVRYVNTTTQAGLRLLPELRKNRRYDFFCLNDSSFPEVCAAERARQVVNFLERYFPIPAPWEKVAADVSRPDFAVPSTSAPSEGG; encoded by the coding sequence ATGCCCAAGATCTTTTCACGCGACGGTAGCCATCCTGGCCCACGCTCGTTGAACCCCATCGTCGTGACCCGCCGCGGCAAGATCGCCCGGATGGAATCGAGCCTGACCCCGCATGAAGCGCAGATCGAGGACCTGATCTTTCTTCGGAAGACGTTGAATCGGGCCGATATTCCATTCCTGCTGATCCGTAATCACCGAGACCGCCCAGTTCTCGCCGTCGACATCCGACTGCGCTCCGCGGTAGAGCGTGCGCTGGCCACCGCCTGCGCCACCGAACCGATGTACGCCAAAACTCTTGACGTGGCTGGGATCTCCCCTTCTTTGCTGGCCGACGGCCGCTTGTCCGCGGCGCCGGATTCACGCATCCTGCGGTTGTACCGGCGTCGGATCGCACCAGGGGGTTTTCGCTTCGGCCCCGCTTTCGGAGTCGATCTGCAATTCTGGGTCTTCGAGGAGACCATGATCGAATGCCCGGTCGAGAACTCCTTGACCCGCAGACTCCTGCCGCGGGCCGAAGTCACCCCGGCAACCGTCAAGCTTTACGGGTACAAGTGGCCGACCCTGGAGGGCATGTTCACCCCGCACGCCAGTGATGTCACCTTCGATATCGACCTGGTGTTCTCGTGGGTCGACGGCAGCGATCCGGCCTTTCGCGCCCAGCGCGCAGCGCAGATGTCGGGGCATATCGTCGGCGAAGGCGACGACGCCGAAGCACGAATCCGCCAGATCGACGAATTGAAGTACGCGCTGCGTTCGGTGAATATGTTCGCCCCGTGGATACGTCGCATCTTCATCGCGACCGATTCGGCGCCGCCGGCGTGGTTGGCCGAGCACCCCAAGATCACCATCGTGCCTGCCGTCGAACACTTCTCGGATCCGGCGGCGCTACCGACCTACAACTCCCATGCGGTGGAGAGCCAACTGCACAACATTGCCGACCTGAGCGAGCATTTCCTGTACTCCAACGATGACATGTTCTTCGGACGGCCACTGAAGGCCAGCATGTTCTTCTCCCCCGGCGGCGTCAGCAGATTCATCGAGGCCAAGACCCGGATCGGACTGGGCGCCAACGACACCTCCCGAAGCGGCTTCGAGAACGCCGCCAGGGTCAACCGACAATTGCTGTTCGAACGGTTCGGGCAGATCATCACCCGCCATCTCGAGCACACCGCCGCTCCGCTGCGCAAGAGCGTGCTGCAAGAGATGGAACAGGAATTTCCGGAAGACTTCGCCCGGACTCAGGCCAGCGCGTTTCGTTCCAGCACCGACATCTCGGTGACCAATTCCTTCTATCACTACTACGCACTGATGACCGGACGCGCCGTACCGCAGGAGAAGGCCCGAGTCCGGTATGTGAACACCACCACGCAGGCGGGACTGCGGCTACTGCCCGAGCTGCGCAAGAATCGCCGCTACGATTTCTTCTGCCTCAACGACAGCAGTTTTCCCGAAGTCTGCGCGGCCGAGCGCGCCAGACAGGTTGTCAACTTCCTGGAGCGCTACTTCCCGATCCCCGCGCCCTGGGAGAAGGTCGCTGCTGACGTCAGTCGGCCCGATTTCGCGGTGCCGTCGACGTCAGCACCATCGGAGGGTGGGTGA
- a CDS encoding phosphodiesterase, with amino-acid sequence MHRLRAAEHPRPDYVLLHISDTHLVGGNGPLYGDVDADGRLGELLGQLNSSGVRPDAIVFTGDLADKGEPAAYRKLRDLVEPFAADLGAELIWVMGNHDDRAELRRLLLDEVPSMAPVDHVRLVDGLRIITLDTSVPGHHHGEIRATQLAWLAEELATPAPDGTILALHHPPIPSVLDMAVTVELRDQAPLGQVLKGSDVRAILAGHLHYSTNATFVGIPVSVASATCYTQDLTVAVGGTRGRDGAQACNLVHVYPETVVHSVIPLGGGNTVGTFVSPVQAQRNIAEAGIFIEQSSRRDSLFTHPPMVLTSTAPRNRAD; translated from the coding sequence GTGCACAGACTCAGGGCCGCGGAGCACCCACGGCCGGATTACGTACTTCTGCACATCAGCGACACCCACCTCGTCGGTGGGAACGGTCCGCTATACGGCGACGTGGATGCCGACGGTCGCCTGGGTGAACTGCTCGGACAGCTGAACAGCTCCGGGGTGCGCCCTGACGCGATCGTGTTTACCGGTGACCTGGCCGACAAAGGTGAACCGGCTGCCTACCGCAAGCTACGTGACCTGGTGGAGCCGTTCGCGGCCGACCTGGGCGCCGAACTCATCTGGGTCATGGGCAACCACGACGATCGGGCCGAACTGCGGCGCCTGCTGCTGGACGAGGTGCCGTCGATGGCGCCGGTGGACCACGTACGCCTGGTCGACGGGCTGCGCATCATCACGTTGGACACCTCGGTGCCGGGGCATCACCACGGTGAGATCCGGGCAACTCAATTGGCTTGGCTCGCGGAAGAACTGGCGACGCCGGCCCCTGACGGCACAATTCTGGCCCTGCACCATCCGCCGATCCCGAGCGTGCTCGACATGGCCGTCACCGTGGAACTGCGCGACCAGGCCCCCCTGGGGCAGGTGCTCAAGGGCAGCGATGTTCGCGCCATCCTGGCCGGGCACCTGCACTACTCGACCAATGCCACCTTCGTGGGAATCCCGGTATCGGTCGCCTCGGCGACCTGCTACACCCAGGACCTGACGGTCGCCGTCGGCGGAACCCGCGGCAGGGACGGCGCTCAGGCCTGCAACCTCGTGCACGTGTACCCGGAAACCGTTGTGCACTCCGTCATTCCACTGGGCGGCGGGAACACCGTGGGCACCTTTGTCTCCCCGGTTCAGGCGCAACGCAATATTGCCGAGGCCGGCATTTTCATCGAGCAGTCGTCGCGGCGCGACTCCCTTTTCACCCACCCTCCGATGGTGCTGACGTCGACGGCACCGCGAAATCGGGCCGACTGA
- a CDS encoding Rv0804 family intramembrane glutamic endopeptidase, translating into MLRLRLPALGLAAALVGWSLLSPRVPSPYRTPAQAAAGGLLALLTGAPLGFRAPQVWAGVRLGSTAAALVAATIAATTPVPKVRLSMSARELPVSVPGWLGWQIPVGTVWAEEAAFRGALGDTAAKAFGPTRGRLLQAGVFGLSHIADARAVGEPLLPVVLVTGAAGWVFGWLAERSGSLVAPILVHLAINEAAAIAAISVQRRTWDGSHDARSGA; encoded by the coding sequence ATTCTTCGGTTAAGACTCCCCGCTCTGGGCCTGGCTGCCGCCCTGGTCGGCTGGAGCCTGCTCAGCCCGCGGGTGCCATCCCCCTACCGGACACCGGCGCAGGCCGCTGCCGGCGGCCTGCTGGCCTTGCTGACCGGTGCGCCTTTGGGTTTCCGCGCACCCCAGGTGTGGGCGGGAGTGCGATTGGGCTCGACGGCGGCGGCACTGGTCGCAGCCACGATCGCGGCGACAACGCCGGTGCCGAAGGTGCGGCTGTCGATGTCGGCTCGGGAGCTGCCCGTGTCGGTGCCAGGCTGGTTGGGGTGGCAGATCCCGGTCGGCACGGTATGGGCCGAGGAGGCTGCCTTTCGCGGGGCCCTGGGCGACACGGCCGCGAAGGCGTTCGGCCCTACACGCGGACGGCTCTTGCAGGCCGGCGTGTTCGGGCTGTCGCACATCGCCGACGCCCGCGCGGTGGGCGAACCGCTGCTGCCCGTCGTGCTGGTAACCGGCGCGGCCGGCTGGGTGTTCGGCTGGCTGGCCGAGCGCAGCGGAAGCCTGGTTGCGCCGATCCTGGTGCACCTGGCCATCAACGAGGCCGCTGCGATAGCCGCTATTTCGGTGCAGCGGCGAACGTGGGACGGCTCACACGACGCGCGATCTGGCGCCTAA
- a CDS encoding acetyl-/succinyl-CoA transferase yields MSRHWPLFDLRITTPRLQLRLPTEDLIDQLIDAALDGVHEPDRMPFAVPWTRVAREQLPFNTLSFLWRELARFHPHDWHLPLAVVIDGEAVGVQGLIAKEFPVARRVESGSWLGLRYQGQGYGTEMRAAVVHFAFAALGAEVATSASFVDNPASIAVSRRIGYRDDGVERVAREGVMAEQLRFRLTRGDWERRRPVDVRIDGFDRCRPLFGLGY; encoded by the coding sequence ATGTCTCGTCACTGGCCGCTGTTCGACCTGCGGATCACCACGCCGCGGCTGCAGCTGCGGCTGCCCACCGAGGACCTCATCGACCAGCTGATCGACGCCGCGCTCGACGGTGTGCACGAGCCCGACCGGATGCCGTTCGCGGTTCCCTGGACCCGGGTTGCGCGCGAGCAGCTTCCGTTCAACACGCTCTCCTTCCTGTGGCGGGAACTGGCCAGGTTTCACCCGCATGATTGGCATCTGCCGCTGGCGGTCGTCATCGACGGCGAAGCGGTGGGCGTACAGGGACTGATAGCCAAGGAATTTCCGGTCGCCCGGCGCGTGGAATCAGGATCGTGGCTGGGCCTGCGCTACCAGGGCCAGGGCTACGGCACCGAAATGCGGGCGGCGGTGGTGCATTTCGCCTTCGCAGCGCTCGGGGCCGAGGTGGCAACCTCCGCGTCGTTCGTCGACAACCCTGCCTCGATCGCGGTGTCGCGTCGCATCGGCTACCGCGACGACGGCGTGGAGCGCGTTGCGCGGGAGGGAGTCATGGCCGAGCAGCTGCGGTTCCGGCTGACCCGGGGTGACTGGGAGCGCCGTCGCCCAGTTGACGTGCGCATCGACGGCTTCGACCGCTGTCGGCCGTTGTTCGGTCTGGGCTACTGA
- a CDS encoding VOC family protein, which translates to MALKLEMVTFDCTEPATLSGWWAEQFGGTTHELLPGEFIAVATPEGPRLGFQKVPDPTPGKNRVHLDYIAADVDAEVSRLKDAGATEVERHSIGDNFRWVVLADPEGNQFCVVGQ; encoded by the coding sequence ATGGCGCTCAAACTGGAGATGGTGACGTTCGACTGCACCGAGCCGGCGACGTTGTCCGGCTGGTGGGCCGAGCAATTCGGCGGCACGACGCACGAGCTGCTGCCCGGCGAATTCATCGCGGTAGCCACGCCCGAAGGGCCGCGGTTGGGGTTCCAGAAGGTGCCCGATCCGACGCCGGGCAAGAACCGCGTGCACCTCGATTACATCGCCGCGGATGTGGACGCCGAAGTCTCGCGACTCAAAGACGCCGGGGCAACCGAGGTCGAACGGCACAGCATCGGCGACAACTTCCGCTGGGTGGTGCTGGCTGACCCCGAGGGTAACCAGTTCTGCGTGGTTGGTCAGTAG